From Syntrophorhabdaceae bacterium:
GAAAACGTGAAGCTGACGTTTACCGAAGGAGCGCTTCGCGGCATCGCAAAGGAAGCCATGAAGAAAAAGACCGGCGCCAGAGGCTTGAGGTCCATCATGGAGAAGGTCATGCTCGATGTGATGTACGAAATCCCAACGCTCTCAAACGTCAAAGAGTGCGTGATCAGCGAAGAAGTGATCCTCAACCATGAAAGGCCCATACTCATTTATGAGGAAGTGGCTGAAATTGCGTAATATAAAGCCATCTCACCGTTGACATCGCAGCGTAAAGCTGCTATATTGACGAGCATTGGGCGGATAGCTCAGCGGGAGAGCATCGGCCTTACAAGCCGAGGGTCGCAGGTTCAAAACCTGTTCCGCCTACCATTTGTGTATGCTGTATATGCGGGGTCGTAGTTAAGCTGGTTATAACGCCGGCCTGTCACGCCGGAGGCCGCGAGTTCAAGTCTCGTCGACCCCGCCATTTTTCAAATTCAAATCGAATGAATTTCATACTATGTATACATAACCACCAGCCAGTCGGAAATATGGATTACATCATTGAGGAGGCATATATGCGTGCATATATGCCTTTTTTTGATGTGCTCAAGTCTTTTCTGGGGATCAAGATTAATCTTCATTTCTCGGGGTATCTTTTTTCGTGGCTACAAAAGCATAAGCCCGACTACATCGAACTCATCAGAGAATTAGCGAGAAAAGGACAGATTGAAATCGTATGCGGGGGCATGTACGAGCCGGTGTTAGCCCTCTTGCCGGAACAAGACGGCATCTCGCAGATCGTGATGCATAAAGACCTTATGAAGCGCGTCTTTAGCGAGGAGCCCATGGGTATGTGGCTTGCAGAGCGGGTATATGAGCCGCAGATACCGAGGATACTCCATAAGGCGGGCATTGCCTACACCTTAGTCGATGACAACCATTTTAAATCCGTGGGGTTTTCCGACGAGGACCTCTACGGTTATTATGTAACCGAATACGAGGGCCATCCCCTTTCCATCTTTCCCGGGCTCGAAACATTACGCTACACCATCCCTTTTAAGCCTCTTAGCACGCTTGACGAGTATCTCAAGGGTGTTGCCGGTGAGGGCGGCGATCTCGTTGTGTTCGGGGACGACGGGGAGAAGTTCGGCCTTTGGCCGGGCACTTATGATTCGGTGTATGGAGAGGGCTGGCTCGAATCATTTTTTGAGTATCTCACCGCAAACAGGTCATGGCTCACGACCACCACATTCGGAGAGTACGCAGTCAAACATCCGCCAAAGGGCCGGGTCTATCTGGAGTGCTCATCATACAAAGAGATGGGAGAATGGAGCCTGCCCGCGAAGCTTGCAAGGGATTATGGCGAGTTGCTCCACAAGACCGACATCCCCTACGGGGATTTTCTCAAAGGCGGTTACTACAAGAATTTTCTCATCAAGTATGATGAAAGCAACGACATGCATAAGAAGATGTTGCGTCTCTCCGACAAGGCTCAAAAACATGATGAAGCGAGAAGGCACATCTTCATGGCCCAGGCAAACGACAGTTACTGGCACGGTGTTTTCGGAGGTCTTTACCTGCCGCACCTGCGGGCGTCCGTATATGGACATCTCATAGAAGCTGAAAAACTGCTTGACCCCGGTAAGCCGTTCGTGAGCGGTTATATCGAGGATGTGAATATGGACGGCCACGATGAGGCGGTTCTGGTAAACGACATAGTCGAAGCCACATTTCTTTTGAAAGAAGGAGGCGTTCTCTACGGCCTCGATTACAAGCCCTGTTCAGCGAATGTAACGGCTACTTTGCGCCGTAGATACGAAGGCTACCACGAAAAGATAAGAGAGGCCGTCTCCCCGAGTGTGGCCGATGGCACAAAGACCATCCATGACCTGATCATTGCCAAAGAGGAGGGACTTGATGAGTACCTTCACTATGACTGGTATGGAAGAGCCTGTCTCATCGATCATGTGATGGGCCAGGATGCTACGCTGGAGGCCTTCTATCAGTCCAGTTACTATGAACCGGGCGACTTTGTGGTCGAGCCTTATCAAGGGACCGTCAAGAAATCGAAAAAGGCCGTGGAATTACTGCTTGAACGGGCGGGTCATTTTCGGAAAGGCGGCGTCTGTCACGAGCTTACCATAAAGAAACAGGTGCTTTTGAGCGAAGGCCAGTCAGAATTGCAGGTGACATACCTGATCGAGGGCAATGTCCGCGAGAGGTTTCTCATGGGAATTGAATTCAATTTCGCTTTTCTCGGAAGCGGCGGGGACAGGTATCTCAAAACAGATGAGGGCCGTTATCCACTGACCGTTCGCGAGATCCTGCCGGCCTCGAAACGGGTCACGTGCCATGACCCCTATCAGAAGATTGACGTCTCTCTCGCATGGGATCTCCCTGAGGCCATATGGACTTTCCCGGTCGAGGTGGTCTCCCTGTCCGAACAAGGTTTTGAACGGAATTATCAGAGCACAATGATCATGCCCGTCTGGACTATAGACCTGCCTCGGGGAAAAAGCGAGATCCATATCAGGCTTGACCTAAATGAGGCCCATGGCGTGTGACGCACCGCGACAGGCCTTAGTCGAGAACCCAAGCGGCATACAAGCGGCATTACGAGAAAGAGAAGACAGTCGTGGGGTTGGCCGCGGGATACAGGCTTGAAATGATTTCGGTTGTCATCACCACCTACAACAGAAAGGCTTTTCTCAGGGATGCGGTCCTCTCCGTACTCAACCAGGACTATTTGGACAAGGAAGTCATTGTCATCGATGACGGATCAACGGATAATTCCTCTGAGGTCCTGGAGGGATTGCCCGTTCGATACCTGTTAAAGGAAAATCGCGGTATAAGCAGCGCCAGGAACAAGGGTATTGAGTTAGCGAGAGGGGAATATATAGCCTTTCTCGATGTTGATGACCTCTGGAAGAAGGCCAAGCTCTCAATTCAGATGACTGAAATGTGTAAGAAGGATTACCTCGTCTCCTACACTGATGAAATCTGGATGAGAAACAAGAGACATCTCAATCAAAAAGCCAGGCACAAGAAATACTCCGGTCTTATCTTTGAGAGATGCCTTCCGCTGTGCATCATAAGTCCCTCCTCGGTGCTCATGAAACGGGATGTCTTTGACTGCGTGGGCAAATTTGATGAATCCATGCCCGTGTGCGAGGACTACGATATGTGGCTCAGGGTTAGTGCCCACTATCCCGTCCTTTTCGTGGACAAGCCGCTTATTGTAAAGCAGGGCGGTCACGAAGACCAGTTGTCCAAGCGATATCCTGCTATGGACAGATTCCGGATCGATAGCATAGTGAGGATACTGGATAGCAATGTGCTCAATGAGCAGATGCGAAACGCAGCCATATCGGAGCTCACAAAGAAATGCACGATCTATGCGAAGGGCGCCCTCAAAAGGGGTAAGATAGCTGAAGCAGATTCCTACCTCAGTCTTGTCGCCCCTTACGGCATTCGTATGGTGCCATGAGAGTTGTGCGAATCATGAAGAACGTCTCTTATTGAAATTCCCCGAGAACTACTGAGACAGACGGTCCGAAATATCGCGGGCGGTATTCACAATATGCTTGGCCACGACCCCGATCTTGTCATCGGTCATGGAACCGGTGAAGCCGAGGATAGAAACGGATGCCACGGGATAACCGTTTGAATAGATGAGCGACGCGATGGCCCTGACCCCCATGTGATACTCTTC
This genomic window contains:
- a CDS encoding alpha-amylase/4-alpha-glucanotransferase domain-containing protein, with amino-acid sequence MDYIIEEAYMRAYMPFFDVLKSFLGIKINLHFSGYLFSWLQKHKPDYIELIRELARKGQIEIVCGGMYEPVLALLPEQDGISQIVMHKDLMKRVFSEEPMGMWLAERVYEPQIPRILHKAGIAYTLVDDNHFKSVGFSDEDLYGYYVTEYEGHPLSIFPGLETLRYTIPFKPLSTLDEYLKGVAGEGGDLVVFGDDGEKFGLWPGTYDSVYGEGWLESFFEYLTANRSWLTTTTFGEYAVKHPPKGRVYLECSSYKEMGEWSLPAKLARDYGELLHKTDIPYGDFLKGGYYKNFLIKYDESNDMHKKMLRLSDKAQKHDEARRHIFMAQANDSYWHGVFGGLYLPHLRASVYGHLIEAEKLLDPGKPFVSGYIEDVNMDGHDEAVLVNDIVEATFLLKEGGVLYGLDYKPCSANVTATLRRRYEGYHEKIREAVSPSVADGTKTIHDLIIAKEEGLDEYLHYDWYGRACLIDHVMGQDATLEAFYQSSYYEPGDFVVEPYQGTVKKSKKAVELLLERAGHFRKGGVCHELTIKKQVLLSEGQSELQVTYLIEGNVRERFLMGIEFNFAFLGSGGDRYLKTDEGRYPLTVREILPASKRVTCHDPYQKIDVSLAWDLPEAIWTFPVEVVSLSEQGFERNYQSTMIMPVWTIDLPRGKSEIHIRLDLNEAHGV
- a CDS encoding glycosyltransferase family 2 protein; translation: MGLAAGYRLEMISVVITTYNRKAFLRDAVLSVLNQDYLDKEVIVIDDGSTDNSSEVLEGLPVRYLLKENRGISSARNKGIELARGEYIAFLDVDDLWKKAKLSIQMTEMCKKDYLVSYTDEIWMRNKRHLNQKARHKKYSGLIFERCLPLCIISPSSVLMKRDVFDCVGKFDESMPVCEDYDMWLRVSAHYPVLFVDKPLIVKQGGHEDQLSKRYPAMDRFRIDSIVRILDSNVLNEQMRNAAISELTKKCTIYAKGALKRGKIAEADSYLSLVAPYGIRMVP